The sequence GCTACATCATGCACCAGGAACTTCCTGACGACGCCCGAGCATTCGCCGATTGTGCGATCTACAATAAGTCATCGCGACGAAGCTTGGAAAAAGCCGGCTTCCAGACAATCGCCATCGCTAAACCTATCACGCGCGAATGGGCCCTAAAGGGAAAGACCGATTCCAGAGTTCGCTGAACGCTGCAATCCATTATCCCAAGAGCGTTTTGTAGTCCAGTTGATCTCTTGGATGGCTACAGCATTCCCAAACCGCATGGGCTTGCACCTTGCATGGAGCCGGCTCGACACCAGCAGCCCGGGCAACTTCGCACTACCTCGAAAGAACACCCTGTTGAACAGCGACGCTGTCCCCGCCATGACGCGCAATAAGGCCCAGGGCACCGGAACAATGCGAGCGCCCTGCCCCGCTTCCTCCCGGAACTGCTTCAAATAAGCCCAGTGTGTCGGCAGATCGTCGTCCACAAGATTCAGCGTAAGCCCATCTGGTGAGCCACCATGGTCCACGGCCAGCGCTACAGCCTCGGCGCAATTCTCGACATAGCACAGTGGAACCGTACTGAAGGGGGCGGTGCAAACCCACCAGCGATCATTGACAGGAAACCCCACCCGCCCATTCCAAAGATTGTCCCGCCCGAAAATAACCCCGGGCCGCAGCACGACCAGGGACCATTCATTCGCCGCAGCAGCACGCCGCACGAGTTGTTCCTGTAGTAACTTGGTCCGGCAATACTCGTCGCGGACTTCCGGATCCTGCGCTAACGGGGAGTCCTCCGCGATCCGGCTCCTCGCCGGCCGGCGCAGGTATTCGTAGACGGAAAAGGAACTGATGAGGACGATTCTATTAACTCGCGCCTCGTGCATTCGATCGATGAGGTTTTCCGTGGCTATCACGGTCCCGCCCAACTGATCGTAGAAGTCCCCGCTCTTGGCGGCCGCCAGGTGCGCCACGCAGTCCATGCCGATGCACAGATTTTGCAAACTCTCGCGCGACCTGAGATCGCCGCGATAAACCTCAATCGAAGACTGCTCCAACCAATCCTCGGGCACGGATGACCCGGGCCGGACCATGGCACGCACCGTGTGACCGCGCGCAACCAGGGCGCTGACGACGTAGCGCCCCAGGAACCCCCCTGCTCCCGTCACCAGCACCTTCACAGCCTATTCTCCTCAGCCAGTAGCCGGTCGATCAGTCGACTCGTCCGGTCCATCTGCTGGTATGTAACCGGCAGCTCATTGCCACTGCGCAAGGACTGGTACGTCTCCGCCAGGAACGCCTGCAAGCCCTCGTATGCGGTGCGGTTGCGGATCTTTTTCCAGATGCTGCCGAAACCCGCACCGACGAGACTACCGGCGTTCGCCATGGCATTCATCAGCGGAGACAGGTGCTGGCCGCCCGGGCGTTGTTTCACCAGCATGACCGTGGGATGGAATAATTCTGCGCTCGCCACTCCTTGTGAGCCTCGCAGGGTTATGGAGAAGCCATCGGGCCACTGGTGAGCGGAGAACCTGATCCGGCCGTGGGCCGGACCCGAGAGCACGAGCGCGTCTAGGGCATCGTATTTGAAAAGATCCCCACCACCATGATTCCGCCACGCCGCGGCAATCTCCATCGCATCACGCTCATCCACCGGCAGGAAGTTAAGCAAAAGGTAGGCGAGGTGAGAAATGAACTCATGCACCACGCCCGCCGGCAGGCAGTGGCTCGGATGCGGGAGGTTCTGGTCGGCGTAGCGCCCCCCGCCGCGGATGCCAAGGACCATCCGGACTTCGACTTCCTCGAGTGTTCCGATCTCACCCTGCGCGACAATGGCCTCGAGCCTGCGAATCGGCGCGTTGAATCGGTAATTATGGTTCTCGACCAGCCTGAGACTTCTGGACTGTGCCAGGTCCCACAGGTCGTTGAAGCCCTCGTTGGACAGGGCAATAGGTTTTTCGACGATGACGTGACATCCCCGCTCCAGGCAGTCCCGCACGATCCGATCGTGCGTGGCGGGTGGCGTAAGGACGTGCACCACATCAACCTCGTCCTGCTCGAGCATAGCGCGGTAGTCCGTGTGCCATCCGGCCACCCCAAACCGCCCGGCAGTGTACTCGGCCAACGCTGGCGAGAGATCACAGATTCCCTGCAACCGGACATCCCCAGCCTGTTGCAGTCCAAGCAGATGCTGTTCGGCGATCTTGCCGCCCCCGATCAGGGCCACGCGAGGTCGGGGCAATGGCCTGAAGTTGCCGGTGGAATCACCCAAGCCAATCTCCTGTTCAACCATAGCGGCGTCGGCGCTCCTGCTCTTTCAGCCAGCGGCCGGGCGCCTGGAGCAGCGGCCGCAGCGCGGATTGCCGTGCCCATGCCTCTGAGCGCGTGCGCAGTTCATGAATACTGTTGATGATCGAAGGCCGCGTTGCGATCCCTTCTGCCACGGGAATCGATCCGGACATGAAATTTTCCTTGTATGGCGCCATGCCCTTACCTAGGTCTATATGGGCGAGGCCATCCTCGCACGCATGCTGGATCATGTGCACCAGCAGGATCAGCCCCGGGGCATATTGGCGGAACTCGTCATCATAGGCGGGGAACCAGGAATGCCACACGGTGCGGGAGCGCATGGCAAAGTGCACGGCAGCCAGCCTGTCACCAACGTATAGAGCGGACAGCGTGCCGCCAAACTCTTGGCTGTCCTGTTCATGGATACGCTTTATCAGCTCAACCGTCCAGGGCAGCGCGAAAAAGTCTACTACACCTGTTGCCTGGCACTGCTCACGTTTCCAGCGCACCATGGCGTCGAACACGGTCGGTTCACGCGTATTGGAGACGTAACGGATCGGCCCACGCTCCCTCTCCAGCTTGCGCATGCGCCGAAGCGTGTCCTGAAGGTGCTTGCGCTGGCTCTTCGTCCTGTCCGCCTCGTAGGCCTCGTACCCGTCGATAGTCTCGATGATCGGCGAGGGGTCGACCTGCCGTATATAGGGCTTCCACTCCCCCTGCCCGGCCACCAGGTGATCGAATTCCCAACGCACCAGGCCAGAACCGCGCAATAAATCCAGCACCGTCCATTCCGCATCTCGCTCGACAACCACGCCGTGATGGTCCGACAGTTTCAGTCCCGCAGGGCGACCGACACCTCCACGGCCATAATGAAAAGGGAAGAAGCCCACAACGCGGCCATAGTCCTCGAGCAGACAGATTCTCAGGTCGTCGCGGACGGCCGCGAGGGCCTGCGCAAACTCTGGACGGAAGTATGGACTCGCAAAGATCGTGCCTGTCGCCTGGATCGCGCTCCAACGTGATGCCAGTGCGTTATCCAGCTCCCGTGTGAGGATAACCGTGTACTTCATCGGGTAGAAACCCAGCGGCTCACCATGGCATTGTCTCGTGTAGCCCAAGACGCCGCCCTGCCCTAATGACGAGGTTGCGTAAAGTCGGCATGGACCATGCGACCTGGGTAGCGGTGGAACGTACAGACGCCAAGGGGCCATAGTACTTCCACATGGTGACAGGCCAGCGGAAATGCTCCGGTGCTATGCGGGTCTTGAAGCGAGTCAGGCCACCGGTGCTCGTTTCGGAAATTCCCAGCAGGTCATAGAACCGGCAGCCGTGGTCGCGCGCCCACTGCATGGCCTTAAAATGCAGCAGGTACCCGGCCATGAGCTTGCGGACATCGTCGCTCCGATCGACGCCGCCCCATCCGTACAACATATGCTCACCGACGACAGTGTTGAAAAGCGCGGCGACCGGACGGTTGTCATGATACGCAACGAACTGCTGCACGCGCCCAGACGGTCCGAACACATCCAGCAGGTACTCGAAGTACGCCCGATCGAACATCCCGAATCCCTTGTGCGCCGCGCTCATCGAATACAGAGCATAGAACTCGTCCAATGAGTCCCGGCTGCCAGTTCTTACTTCGACCCCCAAGCGTCGGGCGAGGCGAATATTGTATCGTCCCTTCGGTTTCATCCGGGCCAGCACATCTTGATCAGAGCCGGAGACCTCGATCCGCGAAGTCAAGTGCTCGCCCCACCAGTCTGTCCGTGACTCGAAGCCTTTGGCAACCAGCACTTCTCGAGCAGCATGCTGCTGCGCAAAGGTCTCGACACGGAGTATCGAGATCCGATGCTCACGAGCAAAACCGTCGAGTTGGTCCATCACCTGGGCCAGCAGGCCGGCATCGTCGTTCAGGCTCAACGGGCCGCGCTGCACGATGCCGATACGGCCTATCGGCGTGCTTCGCCACATTACCTGCGCGCCGCCGACGACCTCTCCACCCTGCTTCAGGATGACCCGGTCGGAATCGTAACCGTATGCAGACCGCAGCTGCCCGTACAGGCTGGATTGTTCGTGGTGACCGAAGGGATGCCGGCCAAGAAATGCGTCCCACGCGGCTTCCCGTCCGCCCTTGGGTCGCGACAGGTCGACATCGCGAGAGGGAGCTTTGTTGGCCGCTGCCGTCGTCATTGACACAGGCTAATCGATGATCGCATCGGGTGGTCTGGAATCCGGTCACAATACTTGAAGCCGGCGCTCCAGCGCGGCCTCGTCCATCGCCTGGTGGACCGGGAAGCACACCAGGCGCTCCCAGAGGCGCATCGCAGGGCCGTCCTCGGCCACGACGCTTTCCGGCATTGTCGGCCACGAGTGAATGTCCACGCCCTTGCGGTGACCCCGCTCGAACCAGCGACGGCTTTCCTCGGCTGATTGCGACAGCGCAGGATAAACCAGCGGCATGGACCCAGGCTCGAGCTGCGGGAAAAGCGGCTTGAGCCCTTGCGTCTCGCCCCATTTCTCCCATCTGCGGTAGATGCGCTGCCGCACGATTCTCACTTCGTCGATATTTTGTTTCTCCAGCAAGTGCTGTGTCGCCTGGCTCATGCCGTAGTCGAATCGCAGAGCCGGCTCGCGGAAAGTATCCGGGATGTGGTAACCGGGCGGCGGCCCCGCACGGCGTTGCTGCTCACGCCACCGGCGTAGGTGACGGACCAGTGTTCGCGCGACGGGAAGCCGCTCGGCGGCTTGCCGAAGCGACATCTTCAGGTGGCGACCAGACTTGCCAGGCAATCTCAGCCCGGAGAGGTCTACCGAACAGGTGCCCCCCAGGTAAAGCCAGGCGCCGTTCTCCAACGGGAAAGACTTGCGCGGCGCACTGATCCCGGCCTCGCCGAAAGTACCCAGCAATCGCCCCGAATACTCGGCACCATGACCATGGGCATTGTCCTCGATCAGCATGAGGCCGTGAGTTTCTGTAAAAGCAATACAGCGCTCCATCGGCTGCGGCTGTCCAAAATAGTGCAGTACCAGCAGAGCCCGCGTGCCGCCGGTGATCAGGTGCGGAAGCTGATCCCATTCCGGCACGAGACCCAGCCCCACCGGATAATAGACCGGCGTCACACCGAGCTGGTCCATGGGTTCGACCAGCGATTCGCAAAGGAAGTCGGGCACGAGGACTTCATCGCCATGCGTGAATCCGAGCGCTTTGAGGCCATATTTTAGGGCTGTCCTGGCGTAGGCGAATGGATACGGACTGGCGATGCTGGTCGCCAGCAGTTCACCACCCGGCCGTATACCCGACCTGCCCGGATGACGGTCGAACCGGATGTCGAGTTCGCTCGGATCGCCTAATCCACGCATCGACCGCGATCCTCCGGCTGCGCCGGCTGTTTGAGTATTGGCGCACGCCATCTCAGTCCGAGATTTGGATAAGGACGTCCGCGAAGCCGCTCGATCAGGGCGCGCAGGCTCATCGCACACAGCTCGCCAAGCTCCGCAGCAACCGCGGGCACCCGGCCATGATGCTTTACGAGGTAATAAAATCGACTCTCGAAAAAATGCTTGGCGATGGCTCCCTGGACCAGGCTTTCACCAGTAACTCCGGCCGACGCGCCAGCGACGTGTCGGCACGTCGCCTCGCCCACCGTCCAGATCTCCCAATCGGCCTCGGCGGCACGTTTACACAAGTCCGTTTCTTCGAAATAGAGGAAAAAACGCGGATCGAATCCGCGGAGCTCATCGATCATCGGGCGGCGGATCAACATGATGGAGCCGCAGATCCAGTTAGTGCGCATCGGCGATTCACCCGGCTCCACGGATCTCATTCTCGGGCCAGCAAGCCTCGGCAGAATGGGTTTGAGCATGATGCTCACGGGGGTGAGCATGGCTCCTGACAGCTGCAAGCGTCCGGACCCCTCCACGACCGCCGGCCCGCATAAACCGGCCTTCTCGTGGGCGTCCATGAACCTGACCAACGTGTCGAGCGCCTCCACCTCGACGACCGCATCTGGGTTCATCACCAGCAGATACGGCGTATTCGCCCGCTCGAAGCCGAGGTTGCAACCACGTCCGTAGCCGAGATTCCCTCCGCTGTGGACCAGCGTCGCCCATGGATGATTGCGCGCCACCTGCTCCGGCGTGCCATCGCTGCTGGCATTGTCCACTACGATCGCTTCGAGCATGCCGGCTTCGTAGCCAAGCCGCAACGCCCTTAAAGCCGCGTCAATGGTATCGGATGACTCGTAGGTCACGATGACCGCAGTCACCCTGGGGGCTGCTTCGCTCAACGACCCAGCCTCCGCCAAGCGCCACGGTTGGCAGGATCGAGGGACATCTGGAATCGCGACAAATCCGCCTGGGCCGCAATGCGGGGCAAATACAAGGGATCATGGGCAGCGGTAACGAAAGGACCGCCAGCACCGCTGCCAAACGCGGCCTCGATCCCGAGTTCGGGCAAGAGGGCACGGAGTGCGCCCGAATTGCGCCCGTAACAAAAGGAAAAATAGCGTGGCGCGCTGCCGGTCATCTCTTCGATACGCCCCTTGCAGACGGCAAGCTCGTCACGCGCCGCGTCGAGAGATACCGTCGTCAGGTCCGTGTGCTCGACGGTGTGGCCGCCCAGGCTGAAAGGGGCCGTGCCAGTCAGCTCATTGACCTCGTCCCAGGTCAGCGTGAGGCGCGGCGGCACAGCAGAGGGTCTCAGCTGATTCAGTAGATCTCTCAGCTTGCGGCGCCGCTCATCCGGACCAGCCACAAGCAGGTCCTCGCATACTGCCTGGTAGGCCTGCTCGCGACTTGCGGGATCCTCGAGCGAATACTCTCGCGTCACCCTCTCTCCCCAGTGGAGCAAGACGACGCTGCGGTGCTGAAACGCCGTGTAGGCCTGGTCCACCCACTGTGTTTCACCGCGGTCGATGTAGCCGGTCGGCAGGAACAGCGTGGCTGGCAGGCCGAATCGTTGCAGGATGGGTGCCGCCACCGTGAGGTTGTCCCGGTAGCCGTCGTCGAAGGTGATTACGATCGTCCCCTCCTCGACGTCACCGCCGTCCCTGAGGATTTCCACGAGCCGCGCCAGGGAGATGACCTTCCGGTGCTCGGCAAGCCACTTCATTTGTTGCTCGAAGACGTCGGCAGCGACATGATTACTCGGATCGATCCAGGCAGCCTCCTCGCGATCGGCCACACTGTGATACATGAGAACGATCGCCCCGGCCTGCCCACGAGAACGACCGGTCATGGCCATGACCCCGGTGCGCCAGGCAATGTGCTGCAGGCCGGGCCCAAAACGACGCCGGAGCATTGACTTTATACCCATCTTATGGCGCTCCATCGAGAGTTACGGTGGATACGCATGGAAAGTCGGAGGTTCATCGCAAACATGTGAACTGGGTGCTATCTCTTGCGATCCTGCTAGGCGAAGTTACCTAGTGTAGTTTGTTGAGGCTTTCTCGACGATACATATGTCACAATCCTGCCCATTTTCTGCTTTGCGATAAGGTCGCAACCCCCCATGCCGGACGATCCAGTGAGCGAGAAAGCACCGGAAGAACTTCGCCTTGCCTATCTTTGCGGCGAGTACCCTCGGGCGACCGATGGGTTCATCCAGCGCGAGGTCGCCACTTTGCGAGGTGACGGCATCCACGTCCGCACGATCTCAGTGCGGCGGCCGCCGACACGCGAACGCGCGCTCGGCCCGGCCCAAAACGAAGCCGAGAGCACCCTCTACCTGTTGCCGGCGAGTCCCTGGCGCTTACTGGTGGCGCACGGGCGTAGCCTGTTCTCTTCGCCCCTGCGCTATGTGCGGTCTCTGGCGCTGGCGCTGGTGGTGCGACCACCGGGGCTGCGCGCCATCGTCTACCAGTGCTTTTACTTTGCCGAGGCCGGACTCGTCGCCGAAATCATGCGGCGGGAGCGCCTCCAGCACCTGCACAACCATGCCCCGGATGCCAGCGGCTTTGTCGCCATGATCGCCGCCGAAATGGCGGGTTTCACGTACAGCATGACTCTGCACGGCTTCGGCATCCTTTCGGAACCCACGCGCTGGCGCCTGCGTGAGAAGATTGAGCGCGCGCTGTTCACGATATGCATCAGCTGGCAGGCGCGCAGCCAAGCTATGATTTCCTGCGACACGGATGTGTGGAGCAGGCTGCATGTCGTGCATTGCGGCGTGGAGCCGGGTCCGGATCCGAGGCCGGCAAGCGCCACCAGCGGTTCGGGCGCTCGCCTCATCTTCGTCGGGCGCCTGGACCCAGTCAAAGGATTGCCTATTCTACTGGAGGCGTTCGCCCGATTGGTGGCAACCCGTCCCGACAGCCGGCTCGACATCGTCGGCGACGGCCCCCAACGCGAGGAACTGGAGAGCAGCGTCGCGCGCGACGGCCTCGGTGATCGCGTGACCTTCCACGGCTACCTAGAGCCGTCGGCCGTGCGCGACCTCCTCGTCAGGGCCGATGTGTTCGTAATGTCCAGCCTCTCAGAAGGGATCCCCGTGGTGTTGATGGAAGCCATGATCGCCGGGGTGCCCGTAGTAGCCCCACGCATCACCGGTATCCCGGAACTGGTCCAAGATGAGCGCACGGGGCTGTTGTTCACGCCGGGCAACCCTGCTGAGATGGCACAGGCAATGCTGCGGCTGCTAAGCGACACTGCTTTGCGGCAAACCCTGGTTGCGCAGGGCTGGGAGTTCGTTGCGGAAGAGTTCAACCTCACCAGAGAGACGCAGCGGCTCGAGGCCGTCATCCGGGCACGTCTCTCCGGCGCGGAGGCGCCGATAAGGCCAGCCGCCGCCGCGCCAGAGCGGAGTCGAAAAACTTAAAGCCCGCGTTCACGCGAGACTTGGCAGGCTCACCAAGGTAACGTCACCCTGGAGTCGATCCCGTTATGCTCCCGCTGCCTCTGCATAATTGCATCCAACCATGATCGGGCCGAAGCGAGAGTAGCAGAATTTGGTGCAAGGGCCTCAGCGATTCGACTTGCAAATTGTTCAGTCCTTATTACGTTTGGCTGACAAGCAAATACGTGGCTTGCAAGCAAATGGCCAAGCATCGCTCCGTAGGCTTCGGAGGGAAGCACTCGGAATCGCCAACGCCTGGCACATTCCAGATCGAGACGGTAAAGTTCGCCGGAGGCCGTTACGCCGAAGTTGTTCAGCTTATTGTCGACATCCAACGTACCGCTACGCACCATCCGTAGAGTATTGGAGATCACTTCCTCCTCAAGCCAGCGGACAGCGTCCTCGTCGGCCCGCTTAACGCTGCATTTCAAGTAGTCCAGCGCGTCGGTAACACGCCCCAGATCCTGTACGGCGATCAACTCATACGGGCCGCTGTTTCCCCATCCTGCTCGGTATGCGAAAGGCTCGGGGACGCGCACTCCGGAGACATGCAGGTAGCGATGCACCCGCCACTCACGCCGGGTATTGCTCATCCAAGCCAAGCGCTTCAAGCGATCTGGGCCGCCATTCAGTATCCAGGTCTTGACAATGACCGATTGGCCTGCAACGAAAGGCAATCGCAGGATCACGCCGCGGCCGCCACCGCGTTGGTGCACTACAGTAGCGTCGCTCCGGAGTTCCCCCCTATCCAGGTAATTCCGGACCACCGCCTCCAGGCGCGCCAGTTCCGTGCGCGTCACCGCCATGTCGAGCGCAGGCCAGAGTTTTCGGTGCGAAAGCCGAGCAGCGAGTGCGCACCATCCGGGCCAAAAACGCGTCGCATCGCGATAGGGCGGCGCTTGAGTCGGAAAGCGTCTTCGCCGGGGCGATTGAGCCCCTCAATGGTGCTGCAGGCGTACCTGTATCCGGCGGCACGGGCCGCGGCAATGACGCGTGGATCGGAATCGCCGTTCGGATAACAGAATCCGTTCACGTCGTGACCCAGCCAGTCTGACAGCGCGACACGGGACGCCCGAAGTTCATGAGCCAACGCGGTGTCGTCGAGCAACGGCAGGATCGAGTGGCTGACGCCATGCGATGCGACCTCGTGGCCGCGTCGGTCGAGTTCGACGAGTTGTTCTCGAGTCATGGCCCGAAAACGTGTCGCATCGAACTCGCCCTCGACACGCGACCGGGCCATCTCCACACATCGGTCTCTTTCGGTCACCGGTACCAGCTTGAGTGCGCTCATCCACGAGGCGAGATCTGCACCGCACTTTGCTTTGCGTGAATCCTGACCCCAACTGCTGCTCAGATCCTCGAGCAGACGCATCCTGGCACCGTAATCCAGCCGGGTCCATGCATCCGCTGCCACGTCGAACCAGAAGGGGAACCCTCTTCCCACAAAGTCAGTGGCGACGAAAAAGGTCCCGCGCAATCCGTTCGACTCGAGCACGGGGGCGGCATGCTCAAAGTTGTCGGCGTAGCCGTCGTCGAACGTGACGGAGACCAGCGGCTTTACCGAGGCTTCGCCACCGGCCAGGCGCTCCAGCGCCTCGGCGACCGGGACTACCTCGGCGCTGCGGGACAGCCACGCCACCTGCTGCTGGAAGGCTTCTAGTGGCATTACCAGCGACTCGAGCGGATAATCAGCACAGTCACTCCGCGGCAGTACCCGATGGTACATCAGGATGGTCAGGCCTGCTCGCATTCTCCACTCATAATATGAGAGCACGCCAAAAGCTAGGCATCCCAGGTCAACCAGGCTGCGGAGGCGATGCTTGATGGCTCGGGGAGACATAGGGGCTCGTTTTAGCTCGTTATCATCGCGGCCGGGCAAGCTTAACGGCACCGATGAGGATTTCGTTGCGCAAGCTCACAGTTTGGTGGGGCGAATATCGGTTAAGTTGGTAGTTTAGCGGCTCGAGCGAATGGAGTAATGCGCGAAATTTACCGGAAAATCTACCAGGTACTGGATCCGCACGAGCGGCGCCGATCCGTCCTGCTGCTGGGTCTCTTCCTGGTGCGCGGATTCACCGAGATGGTCGGGGTGGCTTCGGTAATACCTTTCATGGCGGTCGCCAGCAACCCCGACATCATCGAGTCCAATCAATACTTGGCCATGGTGTACTTATGGTTAGGCTTCGAAAGCCACGACTCGTTTCTGATCTTTCTCGGCATTGTAATGTTCTTCCTCGTCGTCGGCAGCCAGCTGTTCGGTGCCTTCACGGAGTGGTTCCTACACCGTTTCAACCAGATGTGCGACTATCGCATGAGCGTGCGGCTGTTGGGGAATTACTACGCACGTCCCTACAGCTGGTTCCTTAACCGCCACAGCGCAGATCTTGGACGCACGGTCGTGTCCGAGGTACAGCACATGGTGGCGCATGCGATCCTTCCGGCGACGCGCCTGCTATCCCGGCTGTTTCTCGTGATGTTCCTGCTCGGGCTGGTGATCGCGGCCAACCCAACCATCGCCATGACGGCCGTAACGACGCTTGGCGGCAGTTACGTGCTGATCTATTTCACGGTTCGACGCCATCTCGTACGGCTCGGCCGCGTGGCCTGGCAGACAAATGAGGAGCGCTACCGGGCCTCCCAGGAAGGCCTTGCGGGCATCAAGGACGTCAAAGTGTCCGGGCTCGAAGCCGCATACCTCGCGCGCTACCGCACCCCTGCCCTGCTTTACGCCCGCAACCACGCCAACCAGCGCATCATTGGCATGGTGCCCAAGTACCTGCTCGAGGCTATAGCTTTCG comes from Thioalkalivibrio sp. XN279 and encodes:
- a CDS encoding peptidoglycan bridge formation glycyltransferase FemA/FemB family protein, whose amino-acid sequence is MTTAAANKAPSRDVDLSRPKGGREAAWDAFLGRHPFGHHEQSSLYGQLRSAYGYDSDRVILKQGGEVVGGAQVMWRSTPIGRIGIVQRGPLSLNDDAGLLAQVMDQLDGFAREHRISILRVETFAQQHAAREVLVAKGFESRTDWWGEHLTSRIEVSGSDQDVLARMKPKGRYNIRLARRLGVEVRTGSRDSLDEFYALYSMSAAHKGFGMFDRAYFEYLLDVFGPSGRVQQFVAYHDNRPVAALFNTVVGEHMLYGWGGVDRSDDVRKLMAGYLLHFKAMQWARDHGCRFYDLLGISETSTGGLTRFKTRIAPEHFRWPVTMWKYYGPLASVRSTATQVAWSMPTLRNLVIRAGRRLGLHETMPW
- a CDS encoding polysaccharide deacetylase family protein, whose translation is MAMTGRSRGQAGAIVLMYHSVADREEAAWIDPSNHVAADVFEQQMKWLAEHRKVISLARLVEILRDGGDVEEGTIVITFDDGYRDNLTVAAPILQRFGLPATLFLPTGYIDRGETQWVDQAYTAFQHRSVVLLHWGERVTREYSLEDPASREQAYQAVCEDLLVAGPDERRRKLRDLLNQLRPSAVPPRLTLTWDEVNELTGTAPFSLGGHTVEHTDLTTVSLDAARDELAVCKGRIEEMTGSAPRYFSFCYGRNSGALRALLPELGIEAAFGSGAGGPFVTAAHDPLYLPRIAAQADLSRFQMSLDPANRGAWRRLGR
- a CDS encoding glycosyltransferase family 2 protein — its product is MSEAAPRVTAVIVTYESSDTIDAALRALRLGYEAGMLEAIVVDNASSDGTPEQVARNHPWATLVHSGGNLGYGRGCNLGFERANTPYLLVMNPDAVVEVEALDTLVRFMDAHEKAGLCGPAVVEGSGRLQLSGAMLTPVSIMLKPILPRLAGPRMRSVEPGESPMRTNWICGSIMLIRRPMIDELRGFDPRFFLYFEETDLCKRAAEADWEIWTVGEATCRHVAGASAGVTGESLVQGAIAKHFFESRFYYLVKHHGRVPAVAAELGELCAMSLRALIERLRGRPYPNLGLRWRAPILKQPAQPEDRGRCVD
- a CDS encoding glycosyltransferase family 4 protein, coding for MSEKAPEELRLAYLCGEYPRATDGFIQREVATLRGDGIHVRTISVRRPPTRERALGPAQNEAESTLYLLPASPWRLLVAHGRSLFSSPLRYVRSLALALVVRPPGLRAIVYQCFYFAEAGLVAEIMRRERLQHLHNHAPDASGFVAMIAAEMAGFTYSMTLHGFGILSEPTRWRLREKIERALFTICISWQARSQAMISCDTDVWSRLHVVHCGVEPGPDPRPASATSGSGARLIFVGRLDPVKGLPILLEAFARLVATRPDSRLDIVGDGPQREELESSVARDGLGDRVTFHGYLEPSAVRDLLVRADVFVMSSLSEGIPVVLMEAMIAGVPVVAPRITGIPELVQDERTGLLFTPGNPAEMAQAMLRLLSDTALRQTLVAQGWEFVAEEFNLTRETQRLEAVIRARLSGAEAPIRPAAAAPERSRKT
- a CDS encoding GNAT family N-acetyltransferase; the encoded protein is MGYTRQCHGEPLGFYPMKYTVILTRELDNALASRWSAIQATGTIFASPYFRPEFAQALAAVRDDLRICLLEDYGRVVGFFPFHYGRGGVGRPAGLKLSDHHGVVVERDAEWTVLDLLRGSGLVRWEFDHLVAGQGEWKPYIRQVDPSPIIETIDGYEAYEADRTKSQRKHLQDTLRRMRKLERERGPIRYVSNTREPTVFDAMVRWKREQCQATGVVDFFALPWTVELIKRIHEQDSQEFGGTLSALYVGDRLAAVHFAMRSRTVWHSWFPAYDDEFRQYAPGLILLVHMIQHACEDGLAHIDLGKGMAPYKENFMSGSIPVAEGIATRPSIINSIHELRTRSEAWARQSALRPLLQAPGRWLKEQERRRRYG
- a CDS encoding DegT/DnrJ/EryC1/StrS family aminotransferase produces the protein MRGLGDPSELDIRFDRHPGRSGIRPGGELLATSIASPYPFAYARTALKYGLKALGFTHGDEVLVPDFLCESLVEPMDQLGVTPVYYPVGLGLVPEWDQLPHLITGGTRALLVLHYFGQPQPMERCIAFTETHGLMLIEDNAHGHGAEYSGRLLGTFGEAGISAPRKSFPLENGAWLYLGGTCSVDLSGLRLPGKSGRHLKMSLRQAAERLPVARTLVRHLRRWREQQRRAGPPPGYHIPDTFREPALRFDYGMSQATQHLLEKQNIDEVRIVRQRIYRRWEKWGETQGLKPLFPQLEPGSMPLVYPALSQSAEESRRWFERGHRKGVDIHSWPTMPESVVAEDGPAMRLWERLVCFPVHQAMDEAALERRLQVL
- a CDS encoding Gfo/Idh/MocA family protein; this encodes MVEQEIGLGDSTGNFRPLPRPRVALIGGGKIAEQHLLGLQQAGDVRLQGICDLSPALAEYTAGRFGVAGWHTDYRAMLEQDEVDVVHVLTPPATHDRIVRDCLERGCHVIVEKPIALSNEGFNDLWDLAQSRSLRLVENHNYRFNAPIRRLEAIVAQGEIGTLEEVEVRMVLGIRGGGRYADQNLPHPSHCLPAGVVHEFISHLAYLLLNFLPVDERDAMEIAAAWRNHGGGDLFKYDALDALVLSGPAHGRIRFSAHQWPDGFSITLRGSQGVASAELFHPTVMLVKQRPGGQHLSPLMNAMANAGSLVGAGFGSIWKKIRNRTAYEGLQAFLAETYQSLRSGNELPVTYQQMDRTSRLIDRLLAEENRL
- a CDS encoding NAD-dependent epimerase/dehydratase family protein; protein product: MKVLVTGAGGFLGRYVVSALVARGHTVRAMVRPGSSVPEDWLEQSSIEVYRGDLRSRESLQNLCIGMDCVAHLAAAKSGDFYDQLGGTVIATENLIDRMHEARVNRIVLISSFSVYEYLRRPARSRIAEDSPLAQDPEVRDEYCRTKLLQEQLVRRAAAANEWSLVVLRPGVIFGRDNLWNGRVGFPVNDRWWVCTAPFSTVPLCYVENCAEAVALAVDHGGSPDGLTLNLVDDDLPTHWAYLKQFREEAGQGARIVPVPWALLRVMAGTASLFNRVFFRGSAKLPGLLVSSRLHARCKPMRFGNAVAIQEINWTTKRSWDNGLQRSANSGIGLSL
- a CDS encoding polysaccharide deacetylase family protein, with the translated sequence MRAGLTILMYHRVLPRSDCADYPLESLVMPLEAFQQQVAWLSRSAEVVPVAEALERLAGGEASVKPLVSVTFDDGYADNFEHAAPVLESNGLRGTFFVATDFVGRGFPFWFDVAADAWTRLDYGARMRLLEDLSSSWGQDSRKAKCGADLASWMSALKLVPVTERDRCVEMARSRVEGEFDATRFRAMTREQLVELDRRGHEVASHGVSHSILPLLDDTALAHELRASRVALSDWLGHDVNGFCYPNGDSDPRVIAAARAAGYRYACSTIEGLNRPGEDAFRLKRRPIAMRRVFGPDGAHSLLGFRTENSGLRSTWR